From Armatimonadia bacterium, the proteins below share one genomic window:
- a CDS encoding TatD family hydrolase yields the protein MYIDTHAHLNHERFYEEVPQAVERAAEVGVTTIVNVGFDLSSSWRAVAMAEEYEGLYAVVGLHPHDAKDCTPAMLEEVAQMTGLPKVVGIGEAGLDFHYDNSPRPQQKAVFADFVRLAGDLSVPLIVHSREAEQATLEVLDEHRRPGQKVVMHCFGADLNFARNCIERGFLLGAAGPVTFPNSPALRSVMQKVPLENLILETDCPYLAPQAKRGKRNEPSYIPFIAQELATLRGVPVEEIAAATTATARAFYGI from the coding sequence ATGTATATCGACACCCACGCACACCTCAATCACGAGCGGTTCTACGAGGAAGTCCCCCAGGCCGTGGAACGGGCTGCGGAAGTTGGGGTGACGACCATCGTCAACGTCGGCTTCGACCTGTCCTCCAGTTGGCGCGCGGTGGCGATGGCTGAGGAGTACGAAGGTCTGTACGCGGTCGTGGGGCTCCACCCGCACGACGCGAAGGACTGCACTCCAGCCATGCTGGAAGAGGTCGCCCAAATGACCGGCCTGCCGAAGGTCGTGGGGATCGGCGAGGCCGGGCTGGACTTCCACTACGACAACTCCCCGCGTCCGCAGCAGAAGGCGGTGTTCGCGGACTTCGTGAGGCTGGCGGGGGACCTGAGCGTGCCACTGATCGTGCACAGTCGCGAGGCGGAGCAGGCGACGTTGGAGGTTCTCGACGAGCACCGCCGGCCGGGGCAGAAGGTGGTCATGCACTGCTTCGGGGCCGACTTGAACTTCGCACGCAACTGCATCGAACGGGGCTTCCTGCTCGGGGCTGCCGGTCCGGTGACCTTCCCGAACTCGCCGGCGCTGCGGTCTGTGATGCAGAAGGTGCCGCTGGAGAATCTGATCCTCGAGACCGACTGCCCGTACCTGGCGCCGCAGGCGAAACGCGGGAAGCGGAATGAGCCCTCGTACATCCCCTTCATCGCGCAGGAACTCGCCACGCTGCGCGGGGTTCCGGTAGAGGAGATTGCGGCGGCAACGACAGCGACGGCCCGCGCGTTCTACGGGATCTGA
- a CDS encoding exopolysaccharide biosynthesis polyprenyl glycosylphosphotransferase, translating to MALPTLRVRQEQNRQRAFLAATDLITGAGVVLLSVVGAFEPRTWPLVVEEGSSLFFLLPLCWVMSLFWHGQYEFDQRWLGLPGLYRNARAVFMGTLLAIALGYFWIQDMEMMRRFFLVAACIASVVFSLERMLAVKVFPRQVLSRRYVVLGKPRAESELVSALTQDRLPRYSEMLGFVVENNGKESEQAEAADGNPLPVLGTYDQMPELMVERQVSNVAISPDAPRTAGLAHAAARAEAMGATVERLETAYESLTGRAPVLLAGADWGESLESVRTHVYMTRWKRIVDLVVTLLVLPLAAVLIGLCGLAVKVLSPGPPFYHQRRVGKDGEEFVFTKLRTMIVDAEKHTGAVWAKKDDPRVTPIGGILRKLRLDELPQLFSVLRGDMSLVGPRPERPEFVSRFMEEIPFYEKRLLVRPGITGWAQVNHRYDQDIDDVVEKLRYDLYYVRHVNFTLDLQILLRTFWVMIGRKGSQ from the coding sequence GTGGCATTGCCGACGCTGAGAGTCAGACAGGAGCAGAATCGCCAGCGGGCCTTCTTGGCCGCGACCGACCTGATCACCGGAGCCGGTGTAGTCCTCCTGTCTGTGGTCGGAGCCTTCGAGCCCAGGACATGGCCGCTGGTGGTTGAGGAGGGGTCGTCGCTGTTCTTTCTGCTGCCCTTGTGCTGGGTGATGTCGCTGTTCTGGCACGGTCAGTACGAGTTCGACCAGCGATGGCTTGGCCTTCCGGGTCTGTACCGCAATGCGCGGGCGGTGTTCATGGGCACGCTGCTGGCGATTGCGCTGGGCTACTTCTGGATCCAGGACATGGAGATGATGCGCCGCTTCTTCCTGGTGGCGGCGTGTATCGCGAGCGTGGTCTTCTCACTGGAGAGGATGCTCGCGGTCAAGGTCTTCCCGCGACAGGTATTGAGCCGGCGCTATGTGGTGTTGGGCAAGCCGCGAGCCGAGTCGGAGTTGGTCAGCGCGCTGACCCAGGACCGATTGCCGCGGTACTCTGAGATGCTGGGCTTCGTCGTCGAGAACAACGGCAAGGAGTCTGAGCAGGCGGAGGCAGCCGACGGGAACCCGCTACCGGTGCTGGGCACCTACGACCAGATGCCCGAGTTGATGGTGGAGCGCCAGGTGTCGAATGTGGCGATCAGCCCGGATGCTCCGCGAACGGCAGGTCTGGCTCATGCGGCGGCTCGTGCGGAGGCCATGGGTGCGACGGTCGAGAGACTGGAGACAGCCTACGAGAGCCTGACGGGACGTGCTCCGGTTCTGCTGGCCGGCGCCGACTGGGGCGAAAGCCTGGAGAGCGTTCGCACGCATGTTTACATGACGCGCTGGAAGAGGATCGTTGACCTGGTGGTGACTCTTCTGGTGCTGCCCCTGGCCGCGGTTCTCATCGGTCTGTGTGGTCTAGCGGTGAAGGTCCTCTCGCCCGGCCCCCCCTTCTACCACCAGCGAAGAGTGGGCAAGGACGGCGAGGAGTTCGTCTTCACGAAGCTGCGGACGATGATCGTGGATGCGGAGAAGCACACGGGCGCTGTCTGGGCCAAGAAGGACGACCCGCGCGTCACACCGATCGGCGGCATCCTGAGGAAGCTAAGGCTGGATGAACTCCCGCAGCTCTTCTCGGTCCTCCGGGGCGACATGAGTCTGGTGGGGCCACGACCTGAGCGCCCCGAGTTCGTGTCGCGGTTCATGGAAGAGATCCCCTTCTACGAGAAGCGCCTGCTGGTCCGTCCGGGCATCACCGGATGGGCACAGGTGAATCACCGCTACGATCAGGACATCGACGACGTGGTGGAGAAACTCCGCTACGATCTGTACTACGTGCGGCACGTGAACTTCACTCTGGACCTGCAGATTCTGCTGCGGACCTTCTGGGTGATGATCGGCCGCAAGGGCTCTCAGTAG
- the cysC gene encoding adenylyl-sulfate kinase, with protein MVTPGTVIWFTGVAASGKSTIGQKVEEHLRSLGLEVENLDADEVRQRLSPNLGFTPEARDENTKRLAWMAKTLSRHGVYVIVAAESPMRLHRDRAREWADRFVEVWVTCPLEVCKDRDPKGLYARGERGEINDIAGWHLPYEEPLNPEVICRTDEEDVDGSVAKVIAKLTELGYLPCV; from the coding sequence ATGGTTACACCCGGAACAGTGATCTGGTTCACCGGCGTTGCAGCGTCAGGCAAGTCGACGATCGGCCAGAAGGTTGAGGAGCACCTGCGCAGCCTGGGGCTCGAAGTGGAGAACCTCGACGCCGACGAGGTCCGGCAGCGGCTGAGCCCGAACCTGGGCTTCACCCCTGAGGCCCGGGATGAGAACACAAAGCGGCTGGCGTGGATGGCCAAGACGCTGTCGCGGCATGGCGTGTACGTGATCGTCGCCGCGGAGTCGCCGATGCGCCTGCACCGGGACCGGGCTCGCGAGTGGGCCGACCGCTTCGTCGAGGTGTGGGTAACCTGCCCGCTGGAAGTCTGCAAGGATCGCGACCCGAAGGGTCTGTACGCTCGCGGTGAGCGCGGCGAGATCAACGACATCGCGGGCTGGCACCTTCCATATGAAGAGCCGTTGAACCCCGAAGTCATCTGCCGCACCGATGAGGAGGACGTCGACGGGAGCGTGGCGAAGGTCATAGCGAAGCTGACTGAACTCGGCTATCTTCCGTGCGTCTGA